From Phragmites australis chromosome 5, lpPhrAust1.1, whole genome shotgun sequence, a single genomic window includes:
- the LOC133919008 gene encoding ribonuclease TUDOR 1-like, which translates to MASNTGASGWLRGKVKAVTSGDCLLIMGSTKAEIPPEKSITLSYLMAPRLARRGGVDEPFAWESREFLRKICIGKEVTFRVDYTAPNIGREFGTVYLGDKNVAYSVVSAGWARVKEQGPKGGEQSPYLAELLRLEEVAKQQGLGRWSKEPGAAEESIRDLPPSAIGEASGFDAKGFAVANKGKSLEAIVEQVRDGSTVRVYLLPSFQFVQIYVAGVQAPSMGRRPSVPTVVAETDGTADGANGEDSEGTPAQLTTAQRLAASAASTEVPPDRFGREAKHFTETRVLNRDVRIVVEGTDSFSNIIGSVYYPDGETAKDLALELIENGLAKYVEWSANMLDVEVKIKLKNAELQAKKDQLRIWTGFKPPVTNSKPIHDQKFTGKVVEVVSGDCIIVADDAAPYGSPSAERRINLSSIRAPKLGNPRRDDNKPENFAREAKEFLRTRLIGKQVTVQMEYSRRISTVDGQSVAPTTNMADTRVLDYGSVFLGSPSPADGDDISSIPSPASQPGVNVAELLLARGFAQTSKHRDYEERSHYYDALLAAESRAEKAKKGKHSGKDSPVMHITDLTTVSAKKAKDFLPFLQRNRRHSAIVEYVFSGHRFKLTIPKETCSIAFSFSGVRCPGKGEPYSDEAIALMRRRVLQRDVEIEVEAVDRTGTFLGSLWESKTNMASVLLEAGLAKLSSFGLDRIPDAYVLTKAEQSAKQQKLKIWENYVEGEEVSNGSTPESKQKEILKVVVTEVLGGGKFYVQTVGDQRVASIQQQLVSLKLKDAPVIGAFNPVKGEIVLAQFGLDNSWNRAMIVNGPRAVESPNDTFEVFYIDYGNQEVVPYSRIRPVDPSVSSTPALAQLCSLAFIKVPSLEDDFGQEAAEYLSECLLSSSKQYRAMIEERDTSGGKCKGQGTGTILIVTLVDAETETSINATMLEEGLARLERSKRWDTRERKTALQNLEQFQEKAKKERSRIWQYGDVESDEEEQAPATRKPGGRR; encoded by the exons ATGGCGTCCAACACAGGAGCGTCAGGATGGCTGAGGGGTAAGGTGAAGGCAGTGACATCCGGGGATTGTCTTCTCATCATGGGAAGTACAAAGGCAGAGATCCCACCTGAGAAGTCCATCACCCTGTCCTATCTCATGGCCCCAAGGCTG GCTCGCCGTGGTGGAGTGGATGAGCCCTTTGCGTGGGAAAGCAGGGAGTTTTTGAGAAAGATTTGCATTGGGAAG GAGGTCACATTCAGAGTGGATTATACAGCTCCTAATATTGGGCGAGAATTTGGTACTGTTTACCTTGGTGACAAGAACGTCGCCTACTCAGTAGTTTCTGCTGGATGGGCAAGG GTAAAGGAGCAAGGCCCAAAGGGGGGTGAACAAAGCCCATACCTTGCTGAGCTGCTAAGGCTGGAGGAAGTTGCCAAGCAACAGGGTTTAGGTCGTTGGAGCAAG GAACCTGGTGCTGCTGAAGAATCAATAAGAGATCTTCCTCCATCTGCAATTGGTGAAGCAAGTGGTTTTGATGCAAAGGGTTTTGCAGTTGCAAATAAAGGCAAGAGTTTGGAAGCCATTGTTGAACAAGTTCGTGATGGCAGTACTGTTCGTGTTTACTTGCTTCCAAGTTTCCAATTTGTGCAGATATACGTTGCTGGAGTACAG GCTCCGTCCATGGGGAGGCGCCCCTCGGTTCCTACTGTGGTTGCTGAAACGGATGGTACTGCTGATGGTGCAAATGGTGAAGATTCGGAGGGAACACCCGCACAACTGACTACAGCACAAAGGCTTGCTGCATCTGCTGCTTCTACTGAAGTTCCACCAGATAGGTTTGGAAGAGAAGCCAAGCACTTCACAGAGACTCGAGTTCTCAACAGAGAT GTGCGGATTGTGGTGGAGGGTACAGACAGTTTTAGTAACATAATTGGTTCAGTGTATTACCCTGATGGGGAGACTGCGAAGGACTTGGCCCTCGAGCTTATTGAAAAT GGTCTTGCAAAGTATGTCGAATGGAGTGCTAACATGCTTGACGTTGAAGTCAAAATAAAGCTGAAGAACGCAGAGCTTCAGGCTAAAAAGGATCAGCTAAGAATCTGGACAGGGTTTAAGCCCCCGGTCACTAACTCAAAGCCTATCCATGACCAAAAATTTACTGGAAAG GTGGTAGAGGTTGTGAGTGGGGATTGCATTATTGTTGCTGATGATGCTGCTCCTTATGGAAGTCCTTCAGCCGAACGTCGGATTAATCTCTCAAGCATTAGAGCTCCTAAGTTGGGCAATCCTCGTAGAGATGATAATAAGCCTGAAAATTTTGCCCGTGAAGCTAAGGAATTCTTGCGCACACGGTTGATTGGCAAACAA GTTACTGTTCAAATGGAATACTCTAGAAGGATCAGCACTGTGGATGGCCAAAGTGTTGCACCCACAACGAACATGGCTGATACCAGAGTTTTGGATTATGGTTCAGTTTTTCTAGGTTCACCTTCTCCGGCTGATGGAGATGACATATCTTCTATTCCGAGCCCGGCCAGCCAGCCTGGAGTTAATGTTGCTGAGCTTTTGCTTGCACGGGGATTTGCTCAAACATCCAAACACCGAGACTACGAGGAAAGGTCACACTATTATGATGCTTTGTTAGCAGCTGAATCGCGGGCTGAGAAAGCAAAGAAAGGAAAGCATTCTGGAAAAGATTCTCCTGTGATGCATATAACAGATTTAACAACG GTATCTGCAAAGAAGGCCAAAGATTTCCTTCCCTTCCTACAGAGGAATAGAAGACATTCTGCCATCGTTGAATATGTTTTCAGTGGCCATCGGTTCAAACTTACAATTCCTAAGGAGACTTGCAGCATTGCCTTTTCATTTTCTGGTGTTCGGTGCCCTGGTAAAGGTGAGCCCTACTCAGATGAAGCTATTGCTTTGATGAGGAGAAGAGTACTACAACGTGACGTGGAG ATAGAGGTTGAAGCAGTTGATAGAACCGGAACATTCTTAGGTTCTTTGTGGGAGTCCAAGACCAACATGGCTTCAGTTCTTTTAGAGGCTGGGTTGGCTAAGCTTAGTTCGTTTGGTTTAGATAGGATTCCGGATGCTTATGTCCTAACAAAAGCTGAACAGTCTGCAAAGCAACAGAAACTTAAG ATATGGGAGAACTATGTGGAGGGTGAAGAGGTTTCCAACGGATCCACACCTGAATCCAAACAAAAGGAAATTCTCAAG GTGGTTGTCACTGAGGTCCTTGGTGGTGGAAAGTTCTATGTCCAGACAGTGGGTGACCAGAGAGTGGCTTCAATTCAACAGCAGCTTGTGTCTTTAAAACTTAAAGATGCACCAGTCATTGGCGCTTTTAATCCTGTGAAGGGAGAGATAGTTCTTGCACAGTTTGGCCTTGACAACTCCTGGAACAGAGCTATG ATCGTGAATGGGCCTCGAGCTGTAGAATCTCCAAATGATACCTTTGAAGTATTTTACATTGACTATGGCAACCAAGAAGTGGTTCCTTACAGTCGTATACGACCTGTGGACCCCTCAGTTTCCTCGACTCCTGCCCTTGCTCAGCTATGCAGCCTTGCCTTCATAAAAGTACCAAGTCTAGAGGATGATTTCGGTCAGGAAGCAGCAGAGTATCTAAGTGAATGTTTGCTCAGCAGCTCAAAGCAGTACCGAGCAATGATCGAAGAGCGCGATACTTCTGGGGGGAAATGTAAGGGACAAGGAACCGGAACTATTCTCATTGTTACTCTTGTTGATGCCGAGACAGAAACTAGCATAAATGCTACCATGCTTGAG GAAGGACTTGCTCGGCTTGAAAGAAGCAAGAGATGGGACACTAGGGAGAGAAAGACAGCTCTCCAGAACCTGGAACAGTTCCAGGAGAAAGCAAAGAAGGAAAGATCCCGGATCTGGCAGTACGGAGATGTCGAATCCGATGAAGAGGAGCAAGCTCCAGCTACAAGGAAACCTGGAGGCCGTCGGTAG